A single genomic interval of Fibrobacter sp. UWT2 harbors:
- a CDS encoding diguanylate cyclase domain-containing protein: MEPTFELTAVYATNIFGIVLLGVLLAGNIWRFKEKGSENAYLQLLLLFTFCTCVLDPIAYTADGRPGTIARIFVYGGNDLLYLTNMFSCFFWLMFLAEHLNYRFSTAHRNTLGFAIVLGLVLVILNNFIPIIFDVSANNVYTRRYFWIYTIIDYGLLLDSLIIYFICKHKGGPLKSFPIWIFFAPIIAGTIAQSLFYGISAISSCTAIAIAGVFSSIHGERVYRDKLTNVYNFAYLAILGREYKKKKDLHVTGILVNINGFKKINQDYGRVTGNKVLVQMTKILNRAVGGLGLIVRYSSDEFIAFINTTNEMAVSMCITRIRSSLNELNTFSNSYKLTTCICSQSFDPSKSMDDFIDEITRSMQEEKTSYYTQLQYNRRDGNL, from the coding sequence ATGGAACCGACTTTTGAACTGACAGCGGTTTATGCTACAAATATATTCGGCATAGTCCTGCTAGGCGTTTTGCTGGCAGGCAACATTTGGCGATTTAAAGAAAAAGGTTCAGAAAACGCCTATCTCCAATTGCTGTTACTTTTCACGTTCTGCACATGCGTACTGGACCCCATCGCATACACCGCTGACGGTCGCCCCGGAACGATTGCCCGCATATTCGTTTACGGAGGCAACGATCTCCTGTACCTCACCAATATGTTCAGCTGTTTCTTCTGGCTCATGTTCCTTGCCGAACACCTGAACTACCGATTTTCGACAGCCCACCGCAACACTCTCGGTTTCGCCATCGTTCTTGGGTTGGTACTTGTCATTCTCAACAATTTCATTCCGATCATATTCGATGTCTCTGCAAACAACGTCTATACCCGCAGATACTTCTGGATCTACACCATTATAGATTACGGGCTCTTGCTGGACAGCCTTATCATCTACTTCATCTGCAAGCACAAGGGTGGTCCTCTCAAGTCCTTCCCCATCTGGATTTTCTTTGCCCCGATTATCGCAGGCACTATCGCACAATCGCTTTTTTACGGCATCTCCGCCATTTCTTCGTGTACAGCAATCGCTATCGCGGGAGTATTCTCTTCGATCCACGGCGAACGCGTCTATAGAGACAAGCTCACCAACGTATACAACTTCGCCTACCTGGCAATCCTGGGGCGCGAATACAAGAAAAAGAAAGACCTGCATGTTACAGGCATTCTCGTAAACATCAACGGTTTCAAGAAAATCAACCAGGACTACGGCAGAGTCACGGGCAACAAGGTCCTTGTGCAAATGACCAAAATCCTGAACCGTGCTGTCGGCGGATTGGGACTCATCGTCCGCTATTCCAGTGACGAGTTTATCGCATTCATCAACACCACCAACGAAATGGCGGTGAGCATGTGCATTACCCGCATCCGGTCAAGCCTGAACGAACTCAACACCTTCAGCAATTCCTACAAGCTCACCACTTGCATTTGCAGTCAAAGTTTCGACCCCTCTAAAAGCATGGATGATTTCATTGACGAAATCACAAGATCCATGCAAGAAGAAAAGACCAGCTACTACACGCAGTTGCAATATAACCGTCGCGACGGCAATCTCTAA
- the glmM gene encoding phosphoglucosamine mutase: protein MSKLMRSISGIRGIVGDTLTPQVLKSHVSAFLQITNAKRVVIGRDSRPTGDAISQFVAGICRLSGVDVVEVGLSTTPSVEILTTELKADAGIIITASHNPLEWNALKFLNNKGLFLGPADVKKLFELADADNFEYPDYRNMGKYEFMKDADGVHVDGTLKIPFVDVEAIKAKHFKVAVDAVNGAGSYIVPRLLEQLGCEVVRVHCEPDGTFPRGAEPIPENLGDLRKAVKDNGCAVGFAVDPDADRCALVDGLGQSIGEEYTLAIATEEVLSQKKGGVCVNLSTSRMNQDVAEKYGCEFSRAKVGEINVSLQMIEKGCVIGGEGNGGVILPALHYGRDSLVAAALVLSWMAHHNGGPEKFVAENPSYAMPKKKFELGDKKVADILPKVKAEFAGWDMDERDGLWLGHEKSWVHVRASNTEPVIRVIAEAPTAEEAEALCTKVEKLI, encoded by the coding sequence ATGTCCAAACTGATGCGTTCTATTTCGGGTATCCGCGGTATCGTGGGTGATACCCTTACCCCCCAGGTTCTCAAAAGCCACGTGAGCGCTTTTTTGCAGATTACCAATGCCAAGCGCGTGGTGATTGGCCGCGACAGCCGCCCCACCGGCGATGCCATTAGCCAGTTCGTGGCGGGTATTTGCCGCCTTTCCGGCGTGGACGTGGTAGAAGTAGGCCTCTCTACGACTCCGTCTGTAGAAATCCTTACGACCGAACTGAAGGCCGATGCAGGTATCATCATTACCGCAAGCCACAATCCGCTTGAATGGAACGCTCTCAAGTTCTTGAACAACAAGGGCCTTTTCCTCGGTCCCGCCGACGTGAAGAAACTGTTTGAACTTGCCGATGCCGACAACTTTGAATACCCCGACTACCGCAACATGGGCAAGTACGAGTTCATGAAGGATGCCGACGGCGTGCATGTGGATGGTACACTCAAGATTCCGTTTGTCGATGTGGAAGCTATCAAGGCTAAGCACTTCAAGGTGGCTGTGGATGCCGTGAATGGCGCAGGGTCTTACATTGTGCCCCGTTTGTTGGAACAGTTGGGCTGTGAAGTCGTACGTGTGCATTGCGAACCCGATGGCACGTTCCCCCGCGGTGCCGAACCGATTCCTGAAAACCTGGGTGACCTCCGTAAGGCCGTGAAGGATAACGGCTGCGCTGTCGGTTTCGCAGTCGATCCCGATGCAGACCGTTGCGCACTCGTCGATGGCCTTGGCCAGAGCATTGGTGAAGAATACACGCTCGCCATTGCGACCGAAGAAGTGCTTAGCCAGAAGAAGGGTGGCGTTTGCGTGAACCTTTCTACTAGCCGCATGAATCAGGATGTCGCCGAAAAGTACGGCTGCGAATTTAGCCGCGCTAAGGTCGGCGAAATCAATGTGAGCCTGCAGATGATCGAAAAGGGCTGCGTTATCGGTGGTGAAGGTAACGGAGGCGTGATTCTCCCGGCTCTGCATTATGGCCGCGATTCCTTGGTGGCTGCTGCTCTCGTGCTCAGCTGGATGGCACACCATAACGGTGGCCCCGAAAAGTTCGTCGCCGAAAATCCGTCTTACGCTATGCCTAAGAAGAAGTTTGAACTTGGCGACAAGAAGGTTGCAGACATCTTGCCTAAGGTCAAGGCAGAATTTGCCGGCTGGGATATGGATGAACGAGACGGCCTGTGGCTCGGTCACGAAAAGTCCTGGGTGCATGTGCGCGCCAGCAACACGGAACCGGTTATCCGCGTGATTGCCGAAGCTCCGACAGCTGAAGAGGCCGAAGCCCTCTGCACTAAAGTCGAAAAACTTATATAG